In one Coccinella septempunctata chromosome 6, icCocSept1.1, whole genome shotgun sequence genomic region, the following are encoded:
- the LOC123315412 gene encoding ubiquitin-like protein 5, whose amino-acid sequence MLEITCNDRLGKKVRVKCNPDDTIGDLKKLIAAQTGTRWDKIVLKKWYTTFKDHIQLQDYEIHDGMNIELYYQ is encoded by the exons ATGTTGGAAATAACATGTAATGACAGGCTCGGTAAAAAGGTTAGAGTGAAATGTAACCCAGATGACACAATTggagatttgaaaaaattgatagcCGCACAAACTGGAACAAGATGGGACAAAATTGTCTTGAAAAAGTGGTACACAACATTCAAAGACCACATTCAATTACAGGATT ATGAAATTCATGATggaatgaatattgaattatattatcaATAG
- the LOC123315408 gene encoding uncharacterized protein LOC123315408 isoform X1: MIPWNLLILMSILPFSFGNFNLTHPKNILSRKRRYLVFPEGSSLQLVYCLTMPSLGMGRIFTIGSTAAMAWILPHEPTIFLDKKNKNNRPEMDSKIPDHLESLQSIYQEEDNGNNDEDYNPYYNSHDIGEMGKEVKKYYNFQGYDSMRRPDRIYFPNHNYKRFREQPVESEHWHIYRRSRRSLYEKLEKFLNALNKDGQACILKMICEVSQIADRKGNFMEEIIKVIFRIKTHNTANEDIYDAAANESHNCKKRYESCQESFFGLHE; encoded by the exons ATGATTCCTTGGAATCTTCTGATATTAATGTCAATTTTACCATTTTCgtttggaaatttcaatttaacACATCCGAAAAATATTTTATCCAGAAAAAGGAGATATTTGGTTTTCCCAGAAGGAAGTTCTTTGCAGTTAG TTTATTGTTTAACGATGCCGTCACTCGGAATGGGACGCATATTTACCATAGGATCCACTGCTGCAATGGCATGGATATTACCACACGAACCAACGATTTTCCTCgataagaaaaacaaaaataatcgcCCTGAAATGGACTCCAAAATACCCGATCACCTAGAAAGCCTACAATCTATATaccaagaggaagataacggtAACAATGATGAAGATTATAATCCATATTATAACAGCCACGATATTGGTGAAATGGGTAAAGaggtgaaaaaatattataattttcaagGATACGATAGCATGCGTAG ACCTGATCGAATCTATTTTCCAAATCACAATTATAAAAGATTTCGAGAACAACCTGTAGAATCAGAACACTGGCACATCTATAGACGAAGTAGAAGAAGCCTAtatgaaaaattagaaaaatttctGAATGC ATTGAATAAAGATGGTCAAGCATGTATCCTAAAGATGATATGTGAAGTAAGTCAGATTGCAGACAGAAAAGGAAATTTTATGGAAGAGATTATTAAAGTTATATTCAG AATCAAAACACACAATACAGCAAATGAAGATATTTATGATGCAGCTGCAAATGAAAGTCATAACTGTAAAAAAAGATATGAAAGTTGTCAGGAGAGCTTTTTTGGTTTACATGAATAA
- the LOC123315408 gene encoding uncharacterized protein LOC123315408 isoform X2, which produces MPSLGMGRIFTIGSTAAMAWILPHEPTIFLDKKNKNNRPEMDSKIPDHLESLQSIYQEEDNGNNDEDYNPYYNSHDIGEMGKEVKKYYNFQGYDSMRRPDRIYFPNHNYKRFREQPVESEHWHIYRRSRRSLYEKLEKFLNALNKDGQACILKMICEVSQIADRKGNFMEEIIKVIFRIKTHNTANEDIYDAAANESHNCKKRYESCQESFFGLHE; this is translated from the exons ATGCCGTCACTCGGAATGGGACGCATATTTACCATAGGATCCACTGCTGCAATGGCATGGATATTACCACACGAACCAACGATTTTCCTCgataagaaaaacaaaaataatcgcCCTGAAATGGACTCCAAAATACCCGATCACCTAGAAAGCCTACAATCTATATaccaagaggaagataacggtAACAATGATGAAGATTATAATCCATATTATAACAGCCACGATATTGGTGAAATGGGTAAAGaggtgaaaaaatattataattttcaagGATACGATAGCATGCGTAG ACCTGATCGAATCTATTTTCCAAATCACAATTATAAAAGATTTCGAGAACAACCTGTAGAATCAGAACACTGGCACATCTATAGACGAAGTAGAAGAAGCCTAtatgaaaaattagaaaaatttctGAATGC ATTGAATAAAGATGGTCAAGCATGTATCCTAAAGATGATATGTGAAGTAAGTCAGATTGCAGACAGAAAAGGAAATTTTATGGAAGAGATTATTAAAGTTATATTCAG AATCAAAACACACAATACAGCAAATGAAGATATTTATGATGCAGCTGCAAATGAAAGTCATAACTGTAAAAAAAGATATGAAAGTTGTCAGGAGAGCTTTTTTGGTTTACATGAATAA
- the LOC123315397 gene encoding uncharacterized protein LOC123315397, with product MNKIKSISEVQQLGKKESRNILQEYVGTKLRKRRCSRSSYGAGINFLINVSSSGTNLNKKIQDEISKLEYVEKKIRNHKTNAKIICSSAKVPNKVPYERKLKHMLANMLDNIDSVGIKSKKIPKSIQKIGEVETDISTVRKREKVEKSLQQCIKVDSFTNVEDKQKNKTEKKRDKIKKPISFRKSSLKKPAFEPSLKCNAFGTGFEFAESLNFVPKVDFHLSSSEMEKIVVPPKKDVANVLKLVAEKSSGSYVNCIYDSTSYNEVNFDYGLSKNKMNKRCSGTVFVQESECALKDGSVVEDKMKTRGNKPERKRFYSYLRRGNFTISHHTDESREHHLEKNSNINLQYITEEEQDDENAKETVILNHHLENGTGVVGDDQTSVYPIDLIERSILAVENILRTINSITKDFSERKANKNIISKTPEHLLKITESSSERDRQQEVERKKHIESSFEELKEIMFSHYGKGQFEKEVANDNNLEENMDPLKKAINSLKNENISKRPTIPQASKLNVEQSCSFSSSFSCVNFTASQKLYNSSVLNQILLDNNFSSNTKVTGNKFSCYSSDLSKCSNLFPEYNFQKCLSLLRKKFRDFDKVRQKGLIDKSALESSFQPETNCAKKFEKNETVDEITSMVYGQTNKKEHYQVCFKNENFKNQSETSIESCYRMNIEKFNLNINPIQGMVKSSPVISK from the exons ATGAACAAAATCAAATCAATAAGTGAGGTCCAGCAGTTAGGGAAAAAAGAATCAAGAAATATATTGCAGGAATATGTTGGAACCAAACTAAGAAAACGACGATGTTCACGAAGTTCATATGGAGcaggaataaattttttaattaaCGTTTCCTCGTCCGGAACAAACCTAAATAAAAAGATTCAAGATGAAATCAGTAAACTTGAGTacgtagaaaaaaaaattcgcaaCCATAAAACGAATGCCAAAATTATTTGCTCGTCTGCCAAAGTTCCGAATAAAGTTCCATACGAGCGGAAATTGAAACATATGTTGGCAAATATGCTCGACAACATAGACTCGGTTGGGattaaatcgaaaaaaatacCGAAATCCATCCAGAAAATAGGAGAAGTAGAAACTGATATCTCGACAGTCAGAAAACGCGAAAAAGTAGAAAAGTCATTACAGCAATGCATCAAGGTAGATAGTTTCACAAATGTTGAAGACAAGCAAAAAAATAAAACCGAAAAAAAACgcgataaaataaaaaaacctATATCATTCAGAAAATCCTCATTAAAGAAGCCAGCTTTCGAACCATCCCTCAAATGCAACGCATTTGGTACAGGTTTTGAATTCGCAGAAAGTTTGAATTTTGTACCAAAAGTCGATTTTCATCTCTCATCATCTGAGATGGAAAAGATTGTTGTTCCTCCCAAGAAAGATGTTGCAAATGTTTTGAAACTGGTTGCTGAAAAATCATCAGGAAGTTATGTAAATTGCATTTATGATTCCACATCTTATAACGAAGTCAATTTTGATTATGGTCtatcaaaaaacaaaatgaataagCGATGTAGTGGAACGGTGTTCGTACAAGAAAGTGAATGTGCATTGAAAGATGGATCGGTTGTCGAAGATAAAATGAAAACACGCGGGAATAAACCAGAGAGAAAGAGATTTTACAGTTATTTGAGAAGAGGAAACTTTACAATCTCGCACCATACAGATGAAAGTAGGGAGCATCACCTAGAAAAGAATTCTAATATAAACTTACAATATATCACAGAGGAAGAACAAGACGACGAGAATGCGAAGGAAACAGTGATATTGAATCATCATCTAGAAAATGGAACTGGTGTGGTTGGAGATGATCAAACATCTGTTTATCCAATAGATTTGATAGAAAGAAGTATTTTGGCGGTGGAAAATATTTTACGCACAATAAATTCTATAACAAAAGATTTTTCTGAAAGGAaggcaaataaaaatataatttcaaaaacCCCAGAGCATCTGCTGAAAATTACTGAATCATCTTCCGAGCGAGACAGACAACAAgaagttgaaagaaaaaaacaCATTGAATCTAGTTTTGAAGAACTGA AAGAAATAATGTTTTCCCATTATGGAAAAGGCCAATTTGAAAAGGAAGTTGCAAATGATAATAATTTGGAAGAGAATATGGATCCTTTAAAAAAAGCAATAAATTcccttaaaaatgaaaatatttcaaaaagacCCACAATACCCCAAGCTTCTAAACTGAATGTTGAGCAGTCATGCAGTTTTTCTTCCAGTTTCAGTTGTGTTAATTTCACAGCCAGCCAAAAATTGTACAACAGCTCCGTCTTGAATCAAATTTTGTTGGATAATAATTTTTCCTCCAACACTAAAGTAACAGGAAACAAATTTTCCTGTTACAGTTCAGACTTATCAAAATGTTCCAATCTCTTTCCAGAATATAACTTCCAGAAATGTTTGTCGCTACTGAGAAAAAAGTTCAGGGATTTTGATAAGGTCAGACAGAAAGGTTTGATTGATAAAAGCGCTTTGGAATCTTCATTTCAACCGGAAACAAATTGTgcaaagaaatttgaaaaaaatgaaacagTGGATGAAATTACTTCAATGGTGTAtggacaaacaaacaaaaaagaacATTATCAAGTTTGTTTCAAGAACGAGAATTTCAAAAATCAGTCAGAAACATCAATAGAATCTTGTTATAGAAtgaacattgaaaaattcaatttgaatatcAATCCTATCCAAGGTATGGTGAAATCGAGTCCAGTGATAAGTAAATGA
- the LOC123315405 gene encoding translation initiation factor eIF-2B subunit alpha, which yields MEEHDIREYFCNLIKQDEDVSVGVAAIKTLMEIIKKSESSTIQGLDENLKQAITIMKNANYPVAAINSGCELFRRFITLAQLDTDTFEECRNILLSRGNLFITKLNESRDKIVKFTKDFIRPRSKILTHSRSRVVLQAFKDAAKREIEFEVFVTISEPDRAGLKMCKELEDDGIPCTAILDSAVAYVMEQVDFVMVGAECVAESGGIVNKVGTFPMAICAKELKKRFYVLVESFKFSRIFPLNNRDIPKEYKYINPDNVIDLKRTHPLVDYTPPTYITLLFTDLGILTTSGVSDELIRLYI from the coding sequence ATGGAGGAACATGATATTCGAGAGTATTTTTGTAACCTAATAAAACAAGATGAGGATGTATCCGTTGGTGTCGCTGCGATAAAAACCCTcatggaaatcataaaaaaatcggAAAGTTCTACAATTCAGGGTCTCGATGAAAACCTCAAACAAGCTATCACTATCATGAAGAATGCAAACTATCCTGTAGCAGCTATAAATTCTGGATGTGAACTATTCAGGAGATTCATAACTCTGGCTCAATTGGATACAGATACTTTTGAAGAATGTAGAAATATATTACTGAGTAGAGGAAATTTATTCATCACTAAGCTCAATGAATCTAGGGACAAGATTGTGAAATTCACAAAAGATTTCATCAGGCCCCGTAGCAAAATTTTAACGCATTCAAGGTCCAGAGTAGTATTGCAAGCATTCAAAGATGCTGCTAAACGAGAGATAGAATTTGAAGTATTTGTCACGATTTCTGAACCAGATAGAGCTGGTCTCAAAATGTGCAAAGAATTAGAGGATGATGGCATTCCATGTACAGCAATTTTGGATTCAGCTGTTGCTTATGTTATGGAACAAGTAGATTTTGTTATGGTAGGGGCAGAGTGTGTGGCTGAGAGCGGAGGAATTGTCAATAAAGTCGGGACGTTCCCAATGGCCATATGTGCCAAAGAACTAAAGAAGCGTTTCTATGTGCTAGTTGAAAGCTTTAAATTttccagaatatttccattgaaTAATCGAGATATACCTAAAGAGTATAAATATATCAATCCAGATAATGTCATAGACCTCAAAAGAACTCATCCTTTAGTGGATTATACACCACCTACATATATTACTTTGTTGTTTACTGATTTAGGAATATTAACAACTTCTGGTGTTAGTGATGAACTCATTAGACTTTATATATAA